In Streptomyces sp. NBC_00878, a single window of DNA contains:
- a CDS encoding GntR family transcriptional regulator, with protein METTVGGERSVPRYVQIAEEIVQQIRAGVLKPGDMVPSESELVDRYSVSGGTIRKAMAEVRASGLVETRHGKGSIVKDRPPVRHRSSDRFRRSLRQGGKAAYLAESAQSGATAKVSVLYIGPMEAPEDAARRLGVPAGAQVLARRRLYFRNGTPVETASSYLPWDVVKEIPELFAENPGGGGIYARLEDHGHEFAEFLETLQARPASKAESSELALSPGAPVVHLVREARTTEGRVVEVCDTLMAADQFVFEYRIPAAD; from the coding sequence ATGGAAACAACGGTAGGAGGGGAGAGGTCCGTACCTCGGTACGTGCAGATCGCCGAAGAGATCGTGCAGCAGATTCGGGCAGGCGTCCTCAAGCCTGGTGACATGGTGCCGAGTGAGTCCGAACTCGTGGACCGCTACAGCGTCTCCGGCGGGACGATCCGCAAGGCCATGGCCGAAGTGCGTGCGAGCGGGCTCGTCGAGACACGGCACGGCAAGGGCTCCATCGTGAAGGATCGGCCGCCCGTACGGCATCGCTCCTCTGATCGCTTCCGGCGCTCGCTCCGGCAGGGCGGCAAGGCTGCGTACCTCGCCGAGTCCGCGCAGTCCGGGGCCACGGCCAAGGTGAGCGTCCTCTACATCGGTCCGATGGAGGCTCCCGAGGATGCCGCCCGGCGGTTGGGCGTCCCCGCCGGCGCTCAGGTGCTTGCCCGGCGGCGGCTCTACTTTCGCAACGGCACTCCGGTCGAGACGGCGTCCTCGTACCTCCCGTGGGACGTCGTGAAGGAGATCCCCGAGCTGTTCGCGGAGAACCCCGGCGGTGGTGGCATCTACGCCCGACTCGAAGACCATGGCCATGAGTTCGCGGAGTTCCTCGAGACGCTGCAAGCGCGCCCGGCCTCCAAGGCGGAGTCGTCCGAGCTGGCGCTCAGCCCCGGTGCCCCGGTGGTTCACCTGGTCCGGGAAGCGCGTACGACCGAGGGCCGTGTCGTCGAGGTCTGCGACACGCTCATGGCCGCTGACCAGTTCGTTTTCGAGTACCGGATCCCGGCCGCCGACTGA
- a CDS encoding FtsK/SpoIIIE domain-containing protein, translated as MTAFTVALVLVVAAAGLLRWRRPAWYWLTFGVVLAALRVAFRYASVMDACGLTVPPSRWRLALARVANRPVPESRAPRILRLRPTRTGLVLRLKLRPGQDAFDVSAATDRLRHSFGMYGVTSRELRSGVVELRMTGYDVLQRVQMPAKVDRAPMRIPVALREDGAIHYRDYRTVPHGLTLGATESGKSVYQRNLVAGLAAQDVALVGIDCKQGVELFPLARRFSALADSPDTALELLEALVTHMEDVYQLIRAQQRISVNVPDAEIAADIWDLPADMRPVPVVVLVDEVAELALFATKDEEKRRDRIITALVRLAQLGRASGIYLEICGQRFGSELGKGITMLRAQLTGRTAHRVNDEASANMAFGDIAPDAVLAAIQIPTETPGIAVTGDSSGGWARIRAPHTSLRQAVNICNRHADRTPDLPALAAFRPAVAPLPSVRVPLSKTAPATA; from the coding sequence ATGACCGCCTTCACGGTCGCTCTGGTGCTGGTCGTCGCTGCCGCAGGTCTTCTGCGGTGGCGGCGCCCCGCCTGGTACTGGCTGACCTTCGGCGTCGTCCTCGCCGCGCTGCGGGTCGCCTTCCGCTACGCCTCCGTCATGGATGCCTGCGGGCTGACCGTCCCGCCCTCGCGCTGGCGCCTCGCCCTCGCCCGGGTGGCCAACCGCCCGGTTCCCGAGTCCCGTGCACCGCGCATCCTGCGGTTGCGTCCCACCCGGACCGGCCTGGTCCTGCGGCTCAAGCTCCGCCCCGGACAGGACGCCTTCGACGTCTCGGCCGCCACCGACCGGCTACGTCACTCCTTCGGGATGTACGGCGTCACTTCGCGCGAACTACGGTCTGGCGTCGTCGAGTTGCGGATGACCGGCTATGACGTCCTCCAGCGGGTGCAGATGCCCGCCAAGGTCGACCGTGCCCCGATGCGCATCCCGGTCGCGCTGCGCGAAGACGGTGCGATCCACTACCGCGACTATCGGACCGTTCCGCACGGGCTCACGCTCGGCGCCACCGAGTCGGGCAAGTCCGTGTATCAGCGCAACCTCGTTGCCGGGCTCGCCGCGCAGGATGTCGCCCTGGTCGGCATCGACTGCAAGCAGGGCGTCGAACTCTTCCCGCTCGCTCGCCGCTTCTCCGCCCTCGCCGACAGCCCGGACACCGCGCTAGAGCTCCTGGAAGCGCTCGTGACGCACATGGAGGACGTCTACCAGCTCATCCGCGCTCAGCAGCGCATCAGCGTCAACGTCCCTGACGCGGAGATCGCCGCCGACATTTGGGACCTGCCTGCGGACATGCGCCCGGTCCCGGTCGTCGTCCTGGTCGACGAGGTCGCCGAACTCGCCCTGTTCGCCACCAAGGACGAGGAGAAGCGCCGGGACCGCATCATCACCGCCCTGGTCCGCCTCGCCCAGCTCGGCCGCGCTTCCGGGATCTACCTGGAGATCTGCGGACAGCGCTTCGGCTCCGAACTCGGCAAAGGCATCACTATGCTCCGCGCCCAGCTCACCGGCCGCACCGCGCACCGCGTCAACGACGAAGCCTCCGCGAACATGGCCTTCGGCGACATCGCCCCGGACGCCGTCCTCGCCGCCATCCAGATCCCCACCGAGACCCCCGGCATCGCCGTGACCGGCGATTCCTCCGGCGGCTGGGCCCGTATCCGCGCTCCGCACACCTCGCTGCGCCAAGCCGTGAACATCTGCAACCGGCACGCCGACCGCACACCGGACCTGCCCGCACTCGCAGCCTTCCGGCCCGCCGTCGCCCCGCTGCCCTCGGTCCGCGTGCCGCTGTCCAAGACAGCGCCCGCCACCGCCTGA
- a CDS encoding NUDIX hydrolase has translation MLLYMSQSQEATSPPLHSVSVAGVVVREDGRLLAIRRADNGTWELPGGVLELSEAPETGVAREVFEETGIHVEVDELTGVYKNTTRGIVALVFRCKPSGGMERTSSESTAVAWLTPDEVSECMAEVYSIRLLDALDGNGPHVRSHDGKRLIPAG, from the coding sequence ATGCTCCTGTACATGAGTCAATCACAGGAAGCAACCTCGCCACCGCTGCACTCCGTATCTGTCGCCGGAGTAGTGGTGCGCGAAGATGGCCGCCTCCTGGCGATCCGCCGCGCCGACAACGGCACTTGGGAGCTCCCGGGCGGAGTGCTCGAACTCAGCGAGGCCCCGGAGACCGGCGTAGCCCGCGAAGTCTTCGAGGAGACGGGCATCCACGTCGAGGTGGACGAGCTCACCGGGGTCTACAAGAACACGACTCGGGGCATCGTGGCCCTGGTCTTCCGCTGCAAGCCGTCAGGCGGCATGGAGCGAACGTCGAGCGAGTCGACCGCGGTTGCGTGGCTCACGCCTGATGAAGTGTCGGAGTGCATGGCGGAGGTCTACTCGATCCGGCTCTTGGATGCCCTGGACGGCAACGGCCCTCACGTGCGGAGCCACGACGGCAAACGCCTCATCCCAGCGGGATAG
- a CDS encoding SpdD-like protein — MFRPKVPTMPQPTGLVTPPAVIEPTTAVQHTPAAPAPMALAPAPARPTVQLTPGGVVALVGGGTAVVLVVGAVLVSMLLAVAITGASVAICALVIRSLINSEAKRR; from the coding sequence ATGTTCCGCCCCAAGGTCCCGACCATGCCTCAGCCGACCGGCCTCGTCACCCCGCCCGCTGTCATCGAGCCGACCACCGCCGTCCAGCACACCCCGGCGGCCCCCGCACCCATGGCACTCGCCCCGGCTCCGGCCCGGCCCACCGTCCAGCTCACCCCTGGCGGCGTCGTCGCCCTCGTCGGCGGTGGTACGGCCGTGGTCCTGGTCGTCGGCGCCGTCCTCGTCTCGATGCTCCTCGCGGTCGCCATCACCGGCGCATCCGTCGCCATCTGCGCCCTGGTCATCCGCTCGCTCATCAACAGCGAGGCAAAGCGCCGTTGA
- the repSA gene encoding replication initiator protein RepSA, translated as MPDTLLDPTTLGDLLRVASADDFDRWQDQIRRTGGCADPIHLTGWTLAKDKTTGETLHHYSTENEPGGRLRLACGNRRASRCPSCAWTYAGDTYHLIRAGLAGDDRRDIPATVRDHPRVFATLTAPSFGPVHNRPDRGTCRCGTRHPSDDPALGTALDPETYDYSAAVLFNNHAGDLWQRFTTRLRREIAARAGLTRRELAEHVRLSYGKVAEFQKRGALHFHAVIRLDGPEGPDTPPPSWATADLLADSIRAAAAHSYTSVSAPASEDQPARTFRWGTQLDVRPVKAFGDGSDITEQAVASYVAKYATKAAENTGTLDRRIGELSELDRHQVPDHTRRLIKACKELDPLYSDRRLWAWAHMLGFRGHFSSKSRRYSTTLGELRQARADFRAAQEREALGLGDHDPDTVLVLTDWQYAGHGHTPGESALAATIARDLQLNRETAREALRDQLALEGAAA; from the coding sequence GTGCCTGACACGCTGCTCGACCCGACCACCCTCGGCGACCTGCTGAGGGTGGCTTCGGCCGACGACTTCGACCGCTGGCAGGACCAGATCCGCCGTACCGGCGGCTGCGCCGATCCGATCCACCTCACCGGCTGGACCCTCGCCAAGGACAAGACGACCGGCGAGACCCTGCATCACTACTCCACCGAGAACGAGCCCGGCGGACGCCTCCGCCTCGCCTGCGGCAACCGCCGTGCCTCCCGCTGCCCCTCCTGCGCCTGGACGTACGCCGGAGACACCTACCACCTCATTCGCGCGGGCCTGGCCGGAGACGACCGCCGCGACATCCCCGCCACCGTCCGCGACCACCCCCGCGTCTTCGCCACCCTCACCGCCCCGTCCTTCGGCCCGGTCCACAACCGCCCTGACCGAGGTACCTGCCGCTGCGGCACCCGTCACCCGTCCGACGATCCCGCACTCGGCACGGCGCTCGATCCAGAGACGTACGACTACAGCGCCGCCGTTCTCTTCAACAACCACGCAGGGGACCTCTGGCAGCGCTTCACCACCCGCCTACGTCGCGAGATCGCCGCCCGCGCCGGACTCACCCGCCGTGAGCTCGCCGAACACGTCCGCCTCTCGTACGGCAAGGTCGCCGAGTTCCAGAAGCGCGGCGCCCTGCACTTCCACGCCGTGATCCGCCTCGATGGTCCGGAAGGCCCCGACACCCCGCCCCCTTCCTGGGCAACCGCCGACCTGCTCGCCGACTCGATCCGCGCCGCCGCCGCGCACTCCTACACCTCGGTCTCCGCCCCGGCCTCCGAGGACCAGCCCGCCCGGACGTTCCGGTGGGGCACACAGCTCGACGTCCGCCCGGTCAAGGCCTTCGGCGACGGCTCCGACATCACCGAACAGGCCGTCGCCTCCTACGTCGCCAAGTACGCCACCAAGGCCGCCGAGAACACCGGCACCCTCGACCGCCGCATCGGCGAACTCTCCGAACTCGACCGCCACCAGGTCCCCGACCACACACGCCGACTCATCAAGGCATGCAAGGAACTCGACCCCCTGTACTCGGACCGCCGCCTCTGGGCCTGGGCGCACATGCTCGGCTTCCGCGGCCACTTCTCCTCCAAGTCCCGCCGCTACTCGACCACCCTCGGCGAACTCCGCCAGGCCCGCGCCGACTTCCGCGCCGCCCAGGAGCGCGAAGCCCTCGGCCTCGGCGACCACGACCCGGACACCGTCCTCGTCCTCACCGACTGGCAGTACGCCGGACACGGCCACACCCCCGGCGAATCCGCCCTCGCCGCCACCATCGCCCGTGACCTCCAACTCAACCGCGAAACAGCACGCGAGGCCCTACGTGACCAACTCGCCCTGGAAGGAGCCGCAGCATGA
- a CDS encoding DUF2637 domain-containing protein, with translation MTHSIRPDAVLVQAVIAGALSFAHLHDLAAAAGQDGWKAWAYPISVDLLLVAAWRRLRTDGPSRLAWCWFLTALVASLGANIATAGLLDLSDVPAWLRILVAAWPALAFMGGTLLAHSPTAEDRVPDRPAPAAPDSAPQIPEPAASAPAPEPSENPAAEAPPALPAADPTPTTPAVPAALVDHARKVADDHQARTGSRIDVDTLRARLGVPQQLADAIAAQLT, from the coding sequence ATGACCCACTCGATCCGCCCGGACGCCGTCCTCGTACAAGCCGTGATCGCCGGAGCACTGTCCTTCGCCCACCTGCACGACCTCGCCGCCGCTGCCGGACAAGACGGCTGGAAAGCCTGGGCCTACCCGATCAGCGTTGACCTGCTCCTTGTCGCCGCGTGGCGTCGGCTGCGTACCGATGGCCCATCCCGGCTGGCCTGGTGCTGGTTCCTGACCGCGCTCGTGGCCTCGCTCGGCGCCAACATCGCCACCGCCGGACTGCTCGACCTGAGCGACGTTCCGGCCTGGCTGCGCATCCTGGTCGCCGCCTGGCCCGCGCTGGCCTTCATGGGCGGCACGCTCCTCGCTCACTCGCCCACTGCCGAAGACCGGGTGCCGGATCGGCCGGCACCCGCAGCCCCCGACTCCGCTCCGCAGATCCCGGAACCTGCGGCCTCCGCCCCGGCCCCGGAGCCCTCCGAGAACCCCGCAGCTGAAGCACCCCCAGCCCTACCCGCCGCCGACCCGACCCCGACAACTCCGGCTGTCCCGGCCGCACTGGTCGACCACGCCCGCAAGGTCGCCGACGACCACCAGGCCCGAACCGGGTCCCGGATCGACGTCGACACCCTGCGCGCCCGCCTCGGCGTCCCGCAGCAATTGGCCGACGCCATCGCCGCCCAACTCACCTGA
- a CDS encoding helix-turn-helix domain-containing protein, whose protein sequence is MTTAIPELLTVSDVMARLKVGRSKVYDLIRTHRLASIKIDGARRIPADAVRDFIQHQLGEAA, encoded by the coding sequence ATGACCACTGCCATCCCTGAACTGCTGACCGTGTCCGATGTCATGGCGCGGCTCAAGGTCGGTCGCTCCAAGGTCTATGACCTGATCCGCACGCACCGGCTTGCCTCCATCAAGATCGATGGAGCTCGTCGCATACCCGCCGACGCCGTACGCGACTTCATCCAGCACCAGTTGGGCGAGGCTGCCTGA
- a CDS encoding mobile element transfer protein, which translates to MPARDHFHSVMRIGPVQIGTHRDHHGHTKHAAVCTNDRCGWSADYSSQTAAQLAARMHRCKVR; encoded by the coding sequence ATGCCTGCCCGCGACCACTTCCACTCCGTGATGCGGATCGGACCGGTGCAGATCGGCACCCACCGCGACCACCACGGGCACACCAAACACGCCGCCGTGTGCACCAACGACCGATGCGGCTGGTCCGCCGACTACTCCAGCCAGACCGCCGCCCAACTCGCCGCCCGCATGCACCGCTGCAAGGTCCGCTAG